One genomic segment of Syngnathus acus chromosome 1, fSynAcu1.2, whole genome shotgun sequence includes these proteins:
- the unc93b1 gene encoding protein unc-93 homolog B1, with protein sequence MDMVEELKEADQGFAPINGAANEMQREDNMQGQMEEFLGPQAEYNEEEEERKYYRRKRLGVIKNVLAASFGAMIMYSVYMGLLQLQLILHYDMTYREVKYSNLGLEDIDRKMLRGINVTPIVGLLYTPILIRFLGTKWMMFLASGIYAFFVSTNYWERYYTLVPSAVAIGVAIVPLWASLGNYITRMAQQYYEYANYKEEHVQEQKKIPKGACHKYIIIFQSIFSVIFHLSFVFAELPMTIILKECILDNNHILINVKNCGAEISGVVPGFNTTVLKFLPQSMNLIIGESVLMGFAFLSMIIFLVLCGAAYRPTEEIDLRSIGWGNIFQLPFKHMRDYRLRLLCPFFIYSGFEVLFAITGLILSYGVCTLGLQKLWLLIVVYGLSCSVFSILSLCLLRLPRWVCLAGGATVHLILLVVLMVFSPTPQNVAYEVPLLVITILWGLGTALNKTGVSTLLGILYAEEKERLDFVFTIYHWLQAIAIFVVYLWSEMPMRAKLAIMLATLLLACYCYWLMERRLAKNERHRLPRIPRPRHKVKGYRYLEDGNSDESDSERSEEDDEKDEEEIEAEEQLANESEAEDMEAERQDPGAQGADSLRARRKKPENHQHTEDDAHLMEGRR encoded by the exons ATGGATATGGTGGAAGAGTTGAAAGAAGCTGATCAGGGTTTCGCGCCTATCAACGGCGCTGCTAATGAAATGCAGCGAGAAGACAACATGCAGGGCCAG ATGGAGGAGTTTTTGGGTCCACAGGCGGAATacaatgaggaggaggaagaaagaaaatattacaGAAGGAAGCGATTAGGAGTCATCAAGAATGTTCTGGCAGCCAGCTTTGGAGCCATGATTATGTACAGCGTGTACATGG GGTTACTGCAGCTGCAACTTATCCTTCATTACGATATGACTTATCGTGAAGTAAAGTACAGCAACCTGGGTTTAGAAGACATTGATCGGAAGATGCTGAGGGGAATCAACGTCACGCCCATAGTAGGCCTGCTGTATACCCCGATTCTCATCAG ATTTCTTGGAACCAAGTGGATGATGTTTCTGGCCTCAGGAAtctatgcattttttgtctcGACCAATTACTGGGAGCGTTACTACACCTTGGTTCCATCTGCCGTTGCTATCGGCGTGGCCATTGTACCACTATGGGCCTCCCTAGGAAATTATATCACAAG GATGGCACAACAGTATTATGAATATGCCAACTATAAGGAAGAGCATGTACAGGAGCAGAAGAAGATTCCAAAAGGAGCGTGCCACAAATACATCATCATCTTCCAGTCAATCTTCAGTGTCATCTTTCAT CTGAGCTTCGTCTTTGCTGAGCTCCCCATGACTATCATCCTCAAAGAATGCATTCTTGACAACAATCACATTCTCATCAATGTCAAAAACTGTG GGGCTGAAATTAGTGGTGTGGTTCCGGGATTCAACACCACCGTGCTGAAATTTCTACCCCAGTCCATGAATCTGATCATCGGGGAGAGCGTCCTTATGGGCTTCGCTTTTCTTTCCATGATCATT TTCCTTGTGCTGTGTGGTGCTGCGTACCGCCCAACAGAGGAAATTGATCTGCGTAGTATTGGCTGGGGAAACATCTTCCAGCTCCCTTTCAAACATATGAGGGACTACCGCCTACGCCTTCTCTGCCCTTTCTTCATCTACAGCGGATTTGAAGTACTCTTCGCCATCACCGGACTCATCCTG TCTTATGGCGTTTGTACTTTGGGTCTCCAAAAATTGTGGCTATTGATTGTGGTCTATGGACTCTCGTGCTCAGTCTTCTCTATCCTGTCCCTCTGCCTCCTACGTCTCCCGCGGTGGGTGTGTCTGGCAGGAGGAGCCACTGTGCATTTGATACTGTTAGTGGTACTCATGGTGTTTTCGCCAACTCCACAAAACGTGGCCTATGAGGTCCCTCTTCTGGTAATTACTATACTCTGGGGACTTGGGACGGCCCTGAACAAGACTGGAGTCAGCA CCTTGCTTGGTATTTTATATGCTGAGGAGAAGGAACGTCTGGACTTTGTCTTCACAATCTATCACTGGTTACAGGCCATTGCCATCTTTGTGGTCTACCTCTGGTCAGAGATGCCGATGAGG GCGAAACTTGCCATCATGTTAGCAACTTTACTGCTAGCTTGCTACTGCTACTGGCTGATGGAACGCCGCCTAGCCAAGAACGAGCGTCATAGGTTGCCCCGCATTCCTCGACCCAGGCACAAG GTCAAAGGTTATCGCTACCTGGAAGATGGCAACTCAGATGAGTCAGACTCGGAGAGAAGCGAGGAGGATGACGAAAAGGATGAAGAGGAGATAGAGGCAGAGGAACAATTGGCGAATGAGTCTGAAGCGGAGGACATGGAGGCCGAACGCCAGGATCCTGGAGCTCAGGGCGCTGACTCACTCCGAGCCAGGAGGAAGAAGCCAGAGAATCACCAGCACACCGAGGACGACGCCCATCTGATGGAAGGCCGGAGGTGA
- the timm10 gene encoding mitochondrial import inner membrane translocase subunit Tim10 — MDPMKAQQLAAELEVEMMADMYNRMTNACHRKCVPPHYKEAELTKGESVCLDRCVAKYLDLHERLGRKLTELSVQDEDMMRKAAVGSG; from the exons ATGGACCCCATGAAGGCGCAGCAACTGGCGGCGGAGTTGGAGGTGGAGATGATGGCTGATATGTACAACCG AATGACCAACGCCTGCCACCGAAAGTGTGTGCCGCCACATTACAAAGAGGCAGAGCTGACAAAGGGCGAGTCTGTGTGCCTGGACCGCTGCGTGGCCAAATACCTGGACCTCCACGAGAGGCTAGGACGCAAGCTAACAGAGCTCTCAGTCCAAGATGAGGACATGATGAGGAAAGCAGCTGTCGGCAGCGGATAG
- the LOC119121973 gene encoding uncharacterized protein LOC119121973: MQHYQLRDYEMKLLGELQRQQHSAQFCDTLLQTEGISVPTHSCVLAAFSPYFSQKLSATPPPPNGQKRQIQLQSLKAHTLLKLVGLLYSGELEVKGSVEHSDVMNAVQKFGITPLIQRQRNEATKEMDPQENRVRSYSKCCTLTAAGGESAKCKTMKDSLADPKMAGIGKDTHCSVEKTSCVSIGTQTPLENRSEPVTPEHIKCQLQNIPLATCKSSSHEPSASVTNPTSNDQVSSNRSCSSNNDMSFSQKPRNECSDSTGSTLLLTQRKDKIKTSRVEAEKIPEVENANSTERRPVFAKIAKKNLPKMKLMESTQLSVKVKLRRRRSKEKLWEVVSIPDEDETTSGFTPLPQEASPAAAQTSIHKQGEPSNSNRLPSHPSTTSERSHHVIDCTAPHQSGTLQSASVPQLHSLSEESDEQIEKLLEDIMMGLNILTDLGSPEGDTGQSKILSATPSAECQNVVERSDQIPTYAEQNAIIWVQSLSSNPKIFLNTMLFFRFFLCTAQKQLNCKNPSSMEISEQPFNLDLSSVRSLEQNYRPVQEPHPLSSFSSPCLNDLRLPRCLSPIDPFTSAETDNLTASNYQLPRCVGPLLIEHSGLLVFPIAHREDEQHPLLKTRQNCWRKPFLKQLESEPQQSQSCRTLPCIRNAVGACPTAAERKSYPKKIKPTLIRKKSVAFDGIAPPKKRKVCVDYPPDAIGSNCNAYLSTKQLSVCSVSLSQNNVLAKDRNMAKGSPKSPTGLSVTQNQLSTTSNHVKERTITVEPPKSTNTSQTRIKTRGFLKTTQVPPSDTCTQSYTNANAKVLRFPIASNQVCLFKLKRGRRPKNTKALFSPNTSAPVISKSENEMKIEEELFKIDLEKSNIMKRKGPKNKKGRGKGQVVTMSAAKTDNNASKQKIAFSKRHNLKKKSVSQEVGKKRHNFKKKSVSQEVGKKSFNGDDHIDIVRIPLQEETSANVNVSVDVNHCQILKQSPDEKDRLQEQDSESSFRKRTTFLTAEHPSLDEAKESFTQHSERDQAQKTPIQGLTPVVMPPQENNPDCSLCDRHPCPQNQASLEPTVNPQISTCLSECNKEDIIEVDDILSSPEKILLISQHECILVDADTDTTPSEEEEEIDVTGDELD, translated from the exons ATGCAGCACTACCAGTTACGGGACTATGAGATGAAGCTTCTTGGAGAGCTCCAGAGACAACAACACAGCGCCCAGTTCTGTGATACACTTTTGCAAACTGAGG GTATCTCGGTGCCCACTCATAGCTGTGTTCTAGCGGCGTTTAGTCCTTATTTCTCTCAGAAGCTGTCAGccacacctcctcctccaaatGGGCAAAAACGTCAGATCCAGCTTCAGTCTTTGAAGGCCCACACCCTGTTGAAGCTGGTTGGCCTTCTTTACTCAGGAGAGTTGGAGGTAAAAGGAAGTGTAGAACACAGTGATGTGATGAATGCAGTCCAGAAATTTGGGATTACACCCCTCATACAGCGACAGAGAAATGAGGCTACAAAGGAGATGGACCCCCAGGAGAACCGGGTCAGGAGTTACAGTAAATGCTGCACGTTAACAGCTGCTGGTGGGGAGAGTGCTAAATGCAAGACAATGAAAGATTCACTAGCGGATCCTAAGATGGCAGGAATTGGGAAAGATACACATTGTTCAGTGGAGAAGACAAGTTGTGTATCCATCGGGACACAAACTCCGTTAGAAAATCGAAGTGAACCTGTAACCCCAGAGCACATCAAATGTCAACTTCAAAACATCCCATTAGCTACTTGCAAATCAAGTTCACATGAACCCTCTGCATCTGTTACAAATCCAACGTCAAATGACCAAGTGTCCAGCAATCGGTCCTGCAGTTCCAACAATGACATGTCCTTCTCCCAGAAGCCTCGGAATGAATGTTCTGATTCCACTGGTAGTACTCTTTTGCTGACTCAAAGAAAGGACAAGATCAAGACAAGCAGAGTCGAAGCTGAGAAGATACCAGAAGTTGAAAATGCCAATTCTACAGAAAGGAGGCCCGTATTTGCCAAGATAGCAAAGAAGAACCTGCCCAAGATGAAACTGATGGAGTCAACACAATTATCTGTTAAG GTGAAACTGAGGAGAAGGaggtcaaaagaaaaactctGGGAGGTTGTGTCTATTCCAGATGAGGATGAGACAACGTCAGGGTTCACCCCTTTACCTCAG GAGGCCTCCCCAGCTGCAGCCCAGACTTCCATTCATAAACAAGGTGAACCCAGCAACTCCAATAGACTTCCATCCCACCCCAGTACTACATCTGAACGGTCACATCACGTCATTGATTGCACTGCTCCACACCAAAGTGGAACGCTCCAGTCGGCATCTGTTCCACAGCTTCACAGCCTTTCAGAAGAATCTGATGAGCAGATAGAGAAGTTGTTGGAGGACATCATGATGGGTCTGAACATTCTGACTGACTTGGGAAGTCCAGAGGGTGACACGGGGCAAAGTAAGATACTTTCAGCCACCCCTTCAGCTGAATGTCAGAACGTTGTGGAACGAAGTGACCAGATACCAACATACGCAG aGCAAAATGCCATTATTTGGGTGCAGTCACTTAGCAGCAATCCAAAGATTTTTCTTAACACAATGCtcttttttcgtttttttttgtgtacagCTCAGAAACAGCTCAACTGTAAAAATCCGAGTAGCATGGAAATCTCAGAGCAACCGTTTAATTTGGATCTCTCATCTGTGAGATCATTGGAGCAAAATTACCGACCAGTCCAGGAGCCGCATCCCTTGTCTTCGTTTTCGTCACCTTGTTTGAACGATTTGCGGCTCCCTAGATGCCTCTCTCCGATTGATCCGTTCACTTCAGCAGAAACTGATAACCTAACCGCTAGCAATTATCAATTGCCTCGCTGTGTGGGACCCTTGCTCATAGAACATTCTGGATTACTTGTTTTTCCAATTGCTCATAGAGAAGATGAACAGCACCCTTTATTGAAGACACGTCAAAACTGCTGGCGAAAGCCATTTCTAAAGCAGTTGGAGTCTGAACCACAGCAAAGCCAAAGCTGTAGAACACTACCTTGCATTAGGAACGCCGTGGGGGCGTGTCCAACTGCTGCTGAAAGAAAGTCTTACCCCAAGAAGATAAAGCCAACTTTAATACGTAAAAAAAGTGTTGCTTTCGATGGTATTGCACCTcctaaaaaaaggaaagtgtGCGTGGATTATCCTCCAGATGCCATTGGTTCAAATTGTAATGCATATCTGAGTACAAAACAACTGAGTGTTTGCTCAGTTAGTTTGTCACAAAACAATGTCCTGGCAAAAGACAGAAATATGGCCAAAGGCTCTCCAAAATCACCAACCGGTCTTTCAGTCACACAGAATCAACTGTCAACCACAAGCAACCATGTGAAAGAGAGAACCATAACCGTGGAACCTCCAAAATCGACAAATACAAGCCAAACGCGCATCAAGACCAGGGGCTTCCTGAAAACAACTCAAGTGCCTCCAAgcgacacatgcacacaaagctACACCAATGCAAACGCAAAGGTCCTGAGATTTCCTATTGCATCCAACCAAGTCTGTCTCTTCAAGCTGAAACGTGGCAGACGACCAAAAAACACGAAAGCTCTTTTTTCTCCAAACACTTCTGCTCCAGTCATATCCAAGAGTGAAAATGAGATGAAAATTGAAGAGGAATTGTTCAAGATAGATCTGGAAAAGAGTAAtataatgaaaagaaaaggccCCAAAAATAAGAAAGGAAGGGGAAAGGGGCAGGTGGTTACAATGAGCGCTGCCAAAACTGACAACAATGCGTCCAAACAGAAGATTGCTTTCAGCAAACGGCAcaacttaaaaaagaaatcagttAGCCAAGAAGTTGGTAAAAAACGGCACAActtcaaaaagaaatcagtTAGCCAAGAAGTTGGTAAAAAGTCCTTCAATGGAGATGATCATATAGACATCGTCAGAATTCCGCTTCAGGAAGAAACTTCTGCAAATGTCAATGTTTCCGTTGATGTGAATCACTGTCAAATTCTCAAGCAATCACCAGATGAGAAGGACAGATTACAAGAACAAGACTCCGAGAGCTCTTTTAGAAAGAGGACCACTTTCTTAACTGCTGAGCATCCTTCTTTGGATGAGGCCAAAGAATCATTTACTCAACATTCTGAGAGGGACCAAGCACAGAAGACCCCCATACAAG GACTAACGCCTGTTGTGATGCCACCTCAAGAAAACAACCCAGATTGCTCTCTTTGTGACAGACATCCATGTCCACAAAATCAAGCATCCTTGGAGCCTACCGTGAACCCCCAAATCAGTACATGTCTGTCTGAATGCAATAAAGAAGATATCATTGAGGTAGACGATATACTCTCTTCCCCAGAAAAGATACTTTTAATCAGCCAGCACGAGTGCATACTTGTTGATGCTGATACTGATACTACACCaagtgaagaggaggaagaaatcGACGTGACGGGCGATGAGTTAGACTGA